The genomic region CTCGTCTACGATAAACTCGCTGTACGCCGCGTCAAAAATAATGATCGAGTTGTTTTTTTTGGCAAATTTCACCAGCTCGGTTAGCTGCGCTTTGGTCGCCACCGCGCCGGTCGGATTATTCGGCGAGCAAAAATAGATCAGATCCGCCCGCGGCAGTCTGCTCAAGTCCGGAAAAAAATCATTTTCCGGCAGACAGGGCATATACCGCAAACCGGCGTCCGCTCCGGCAATGATCGAGCCGTCAACATAGACGGGATAGGCCGGGTCCTGCACAGCCACAATGATCGCGCCGCCGAATAAGATCTGCAGGCGTCCAATATCGCATTTCGCGCCGTCGGAAATCGTGATCTCCTCAGCGTTGACCAGATCTTTGTACAAAACCCCGGCGATCTGCTCGCGCAGGGCGGGCAGTCCCTGCTCATCGCCGTAACCGGAATACCCGTCCACCGTGCCCAGCCGCGCCGCCGCCTCTACCAAACCTTTGGTGGTCTCCGGCGTCAGCGGCTCGGTCGTATTACCGATGCCGAGACTGATAATTTTGGCTCCGGGCTGTCTCTCCAGCAGAGCGCGGCGGCGTCTGGCGATCTCGGGGAACAAATAGCCCGCCGACAATCTGGCAAAATTGGGATTGCGTTCGACCATTTACAAAAGCACCTCGCCCTTAAAAACCTCAAAGGCCGGGCCGGACATCGACACGTGATTATCGTCAGCGTCCCAGGAAATTTTTAAACTTCCGCCGGCCAGACGCACCGTCACATCGCGGTCTAAACGATCGGTCAATACGCCGGCCACCACGGCGGCGCAGGCTCCGGTGCCGCAAGCCAGCGTTTCGCCAGCGCCGCGTTCCCAAACGCGCATTTT from Candidatus Margulisiibacteriota bacterium harbors:
- a CDS encoding LL-diaminopimelate aminotransferase, with translation MVERNPNFARLSAGYLFPEIARRRRALLERQPGAKIISLGIGNTTEPLTPETTKGLVEAAARLGTVDGYSGYGDEQGLPALREQIAGVLYKDLVNAEEITISDGAKCDIGRLQILFGGAIIVAVQDPAYPVYVDGSIIAGADAGLRYMPCLPENDFFPDLSRLPRADLIYFCSPNNPTGAVATKAQLTELVKFAKKNNSIIIFDAAYSEFIVDEDLPRSIYEIDGADEAAIEVNSFSKSIGFTGARLGWCVVPRKLKFADGTPVRQDWTRVITTLFNGASNIAQYGGLTALTPAGRQETKKLIAYYQENARIIREGLQALDIQIYGGVNSPYIWAHFPAQKSWDVFEKILNEAQVVTTPGAGFGPAGESFIRFSSFGHRADIQEAMQRLRLVLKGQARKKR